In Eriocheir sinensis breed Jianghai 21 chromosome 30, ASM2467909v1, whole genome shotgun sequence, the following are encoded in one genomic region:
- the LOC127005517 gene encoding alpha-L-fucosidase-like — MSPLLALLSCCLLACSVGFAEGRYEPTWSSLDTRPLPSWYDEAKVGIFLHWGVFSVPSFGSEWFWERWQEKQWQPYVDFMKKNYPPNFSYQDFGPQFTAEFYNPKEWAELFNASGARYVVLTSKHHEGFTLWPSKHSWGWNSLDVGPKRDLLGDLAYAIKSQTPHIHFGLYHSLFEWFNPLYLKDKDNKFLTNEFVTQKTLPELYELVNNYQPDVVWSDGDADASDKYWNSTHFLAWLFNDSPVNQTVVVNDRWGSGIMCHHGSFYTCHDNFNPGVLQPHKWENCMTVDRRSWGFRREAALADYRTIHELLTELASTISCGGNMLLNVGPTKEGRICPIMEERLRQMGSWLAINGEAIYGSHPWRIQNDTQTPGVWFTSKGDTVYAIVLEWPQENVLALASVRDTPQTSITLLGYTSTPYTLDVRFRGTEDGIKVMFPSKADVKVEWAWVLAMKNVLPSPGAPPPPTVMSQPHPNDISEG; from the exons CCTGTTCAGTGGGGTTTGCCGAGGGCAGGTATGAGCCCACCTGGAGCTCCCTGGACACGCGGCCGCTGCCCAGCTGGTATGATGAGGCCAAGGTGGGCATTTTCCTCCACTGGGGCGTGTTCTCCGTGCCCTCCTTCGGCTCCGAGTGGTTTTGGGAACGCTGGCAGG AGAAACAATGGCAGCCGTACGTAGACTTCATGAAGAAGAACTACCCGCCAAACTTCAGTTACCAGGATTTTGGGCCCCAGTTCACAGCAGAGTTTTACAACCCCAAGGAGTGGGCGGAGCTGTTCAACGCTTCGGGAGCACGTTATGTGGTGCTGACCAGCAAGCACCACGAGGGCTTCACACTCTGGCCCTCAAAGCACTCCTGGGGCTGGAACAGTCTTGATGTGGGCCCAAAGAGAGACCTGCTGG GCGACCTTGCTTATGCCATTAAGTCGCAGACACCACACATCCACTTTGGGCTGTACCACTCCCTCTTTGAATGGTTCAACCCTCTTTACCTGAAGGACAAGGACAACAAGTTCCTCACAAATGAGTTTGTCACTCAGAAAACCCTCCCAGAGCTGTATGAATTA GTCAACAATTACCAGCCAGACGTGGTGTGGAGTGATGGTGATGCGGATGCTTCTGATAAGTACTGGAATTCAACACACTTCCTGGCATGGCTGTTCAATGACTCGCCTGTTAACCAGACTGTGGTGGTCAATGACAGGTGGGGCAGTGGCATCATGTGTCACCACGGCTCCTTCTACACCTGCCACGACAACTTCAATCCAG GAGTGTTACAGCCACACAAGTGGGAGAACTGTATGACTGTTGACCGTCGCTCTTGGGGCTTCCGCCGAGAGGCAGCTCTGGCAGATTACCGCACCATACACGAGCTACTCACAGAATTGGCCTCGACCATCAGCTGTGGAG GCAACATGCTGCTGAACGTTGGCCCCACCAAGGAAGGCCGCATCTGCCCCATCATGGAGGAGCGTCTGCGGCAGATGGGCTCCTGGCTGGCCATCAACGGGGAGGCCATTTATGGCAGCCACCCATGGAGGATCCAAAATGACACCCAGACGCCTGGAGTCTG GTTCACCAGCAAGGGAGACACAGTATACGCCATTGTGCTAGAGTGGCCGCAAGAGAATGTTCTGGCCCTTGCTTCTGTCAGAGACACGCCACAGACCAGCATCACCCTCCTTGGCTACACCAGCACCCCGTACACCCTCGACGTCAGG TTCCGAGGGACGGAGGACGGGATCAAGGTGATGTTCCCCTCCAAGGCTGACGTCAAGGTGGAGTGGGCGTGGGTCCTGGCCATGAAGAATGTCCTGCCATCCCCCGGGGCACCCCCACCACCCACAGTCATGTCCCAGCCACACCCCAATGATATATCAGAGGGTTAA